A genomic stretch from Telopea speciosissima isolate NSW1024214 ecotype Mountain lineage chromosome 7, Tspe_v1, whole genome shotgun sequence includes:
- the LOC122666708 gene encoding NADH dehydrogenase [ubiquinone] 1 beta subcomplex subunit 3-B-like has product MAKPLGPTGEFFRRRDEWRKHPMLTKQLRHATPGLGIAIVAFSVYVIGEAAYNKLYAPHPSQSSSSSHSH; this is encoded by the coding sequence ATGGCAAAGCCATTGGGACCAACCGGAGAGTTTTTCAGGAGACGGGATGAATGGAGAAAGCATCCAATGCTGACCAAGCAGCTCAGGCATGCCACCCCTGGCCTTGGCATTGCCATTGTCGCCTTTAGCGTTTATGTCATTGGTGAAGCTGCCTACAACAAGTTGTACGCTCCCCACCCTTCCCAGAGCTCCTCCAGTTCTCATTCTCATTGA